A window of Microbacterium sp. Root61 genomic DNA:
TCGAGATCGATCGAGTCGCGGGCGGCCTCGGTCGTCATGGCGGCGAGCTCATCGATGAGTTCGCTCATCCGGTTCGCGGGCGAAGTGTCAGGCACGGTGGATGAGCCCCTTCAGAGGTAGGTCGTCGCGGGTCGCGATGATGCGCGCACCGTCCAGAGCGGTGCCGGCGGGGGCACGGGTGATCAGGTCGCGGGCTGAAAGGGCGGTGGTGAGCTTCGCCATGAACCAGTCCGACCCGGTCAACCCGCCCAGGACGCCGACGATCCGCTGGCCGGTGGCCAGTGCAGCAGCCTGCGCAGTGGCGGCGAGCTCGGTGGTCGCAGCATCGACGATTGCGAGCGCGGCGGCATCGCCGTCCGCAGCGGCGGCGAGGACGGCGGGGGCGTACCGCGCCAGCCTGGCGGCATCCTCACCACCGGTCGGCGCGGCGCCGACGCCTGACACGGCGATGAGGTCGACGAGGCGGGTGGGAGCGGCGGCTCCGGCGACCGCCATCGCGGCCGCCCGGATGCCGGCGCGGCCGATCCAGGCACCGGAGCCGACGTCGCCCGCGAGGAGGCCGAGGCCGTCGTGGCGTGCGTGTCTGCCGTCGGCCGCGACACCGAGCGATACGGCACCCGTACCCACCACGAGGCAGACGCCGGGGGTGCCATCGAAGGCGCCCGCGTGCGCCGTGACGATGTCGGAGGCGACCGCGACGGGTACGGCATAGGTCGCGGCGAGCAGGCGCGCGAGTTCCTCAGCGCCAGCGGGAGAGGTCAGTGCGCCGGCGGCTCCGATACCGAACGACGTCGGCCCTAGGTGCGGCGCGACATCGTCGAGCAGGGTCCGCAGGACTTCGGCCGTGCGTGCCGGGGCGCCGGATACGGCCAGGCCGGGGAGGCCTTCGCGCGTCGCGGCGGCGATCTCACCGGATGGTCCGCTGACCACGATGCGGCAGCGGGTCTTGCCGAGGTCGACGCAGGCGACGACGTCTTCAGTGCTCACGGTTCTCCTCACAGTGCAGGCTGGAACAAGTATACGTACTTGTTAACATGACCGTAACAATGTTTCAGCAACAGGGTATTGGAGTGGGGCACGTGCGTCGTCGAGACCATACTGGGATGAGTGATCGAACGACGCCAGGAGCGCGAATGAGCATTCAGTCGGACATCGAGGCGGCCGTAGGGTCGCTGTCGCCTTCGCTGCGGCGGATCGCTGAGACGATCCGGGAGCGTCCGACGATCGTGCTGGACAGCACGATCAGCGACTTGGCCGCCGAATGCGGCACCTCGGTCGCGTCCGTCGTGCGCTTCTGCCAGGCGATCGGAATGGCCGGCTACGCGCAGCTGCGCGTCGCACTGGCGACCGAGCTCGGCAAGGAATCCGCGCAGTTCGGGATGCCGGCCGCCTACGGCGCGGACGTCTCCCCGGGCGACACGCTGCAGGAGATCGCACGCAAGATCGCGTCGCTGGAACTCATGGCGATCGACGAGACGATCGGCTCGCTGGACTTCGACGTGCTCGAGCGCGTGGTCGGGCGATTCGAGAACGCGAGCCGCATCCTGCTGTACGGCGTCGGCGCCAGCCAGTTCGTCGCGGAAGACCTGCAGCACAAGCTCTTCCGCATCGGCCGGGATGCCTTCGTGCTGTCGGATCCGCATGAGGCATGGGCCGCGGCGGCGCTCCCCGTGAGCGGGGTCGTGGCGATGGGTATCTCCCACCTCGGTGAGACGAAGGACACGCTCGAGTTCCTCCGGATCGCCGCGGAGAACGGCGCATTCACGGTCGCGCTGACCGGCGTTCCCGGCTCGGCGATCGCCAACGCGGCCGACGAGGTGCTCTACACCCGGGCCCGCGAGACGACGTTCCGCGCGGGGGCCATGGTGAGCCGCATCGCGCAGCTCGCGCTCGTCGATTGCCTCTTCGCCGGTATCGCGCAGCGCCGCTATCACTACACCGTGGAAGCGCTGCGTCGCACGCGCGAGGTCACCAGGGGCGCACGCGGCGTCTGAATCCGCCTCCTGACGGTCAGGTGGAGTCGTGTGCCCGCATGTGTAACAATGCTCCAAGCTAAGACTGCAAGATGAAACTGAGTGCCGTAGACTGGCGGCTCTCGAGGTTGAGGAGGAACCGGATGATGGATGCCACCGTGCAGGTGAGGGCGTTCCAGCCCGGCGACGGTCCCCGCATCGCCGATGCATGGACGGCCGCCGCGCCGCAGGACCCGATCACGGCCACCCGCTTCCGCGACCTGATCCTGCTCGACCGCAACTTCGACCCCGAGGGTCTCTTCGTGGCCGACCGCGACGGCGAGGTCGTCGGCGCCGCCTACGTCGTGCGTCGCCGCGTCGCGCACGACGGCGATGACCTCGAACCCGGCCGTGGCTGGATCCCGTTCTTCTTCGTGCGCCCGGACGCGCGCCGACAGAGCCTCGGCCGTGAACTCCTGAACCGCGGGCTCGAGTGGCTGCGCGACGAGGGCGTCACCGAGGTCGTGTTCTCCAGCTACACCCCGAACTACGTGCTGCCCGGTCTGGATGCCGACCGCTATCCCGAGGCGGCCGCGCTGCTCGCCTCGCTCGGCTTCGAAATCATCGAACAGCCCAGCTCGATGGAGATGTCGCTGCGCGGGTACCGTCTGCCGGAGTCCGCATCCGAGCACGCCGCGCGCCTGCGCGCCGAGGGCTGGTACCTGGGCACCCTGCTCGACGAGGACATCGTCCCGCTCATCGAGCTCGCCGGCCGCGAGTTCAACTCGGACTGGGCCCGCGCCATCCGCGAGGGGATCGTCAGCGGACTGCCGCTGGAGCGCATCATGGTCGCCCGCAACCCGGACGGCCGTCTCATCGGCTGGGCGATGCACGGCACCTACGACGACGTCATCGATCGATTCGGCCCGTTCGGTGTGCTGCCGGAGAGCCGCGGAACCGGGCTCGGTCGCCTACTGCTGCATCTGACCCTCGAGCGGATGTCCGCGGTGCAGGCCCACGCGGCATGGTTCCTCTGGGCGGACGAGGGGTCCGCGGCATCCAACCTCTACGTCAAGACCGGCTTCGAGATCACACGCACCTTCACGATCCTGCGAGCCGACATCTCCTGGGAAGGGAAGAACGCATGAGCAAGACCGTCATCGCCGTCGGTGGACACATCGGCGACATGGAACTCACCGCAGGTCCTACGCTCGCCAAGGTGGTGCTCGAGGGTGGACGCGCGATCATCATCGACTGCACGTATGGGGAGCGCGGCCACCCCACGATCGTGCCGAGCAAGTATCGCGAGCAGAAGCTCGAAGAGGCCCGGTTCTTCGCCGACACCATCGGCGCTGAGCTCGTCACGCTGGACTACTCCGATGGCTTCCTGCCCGACGACGAGGCTGTGGCCGAACTGATCGCCGAAGTCATCCGCGAGGCGAAGCCCGACATCCTGATCACCCACTGGCTGCACTCGATGCACCGCGACCACGAGCGTGCGGCTCAGGCCGCACTGCGGGCGGCATTCCTCGCCTCCATCCCGATCGAGGAGATCGCGGCCGAGCGCCACTCGGTGCCGACCATCCTGCACGCCGAGAACTGGGAGGACATGGAGGGCTTCGAGGCCGATACGTTCTTCGAGATCCCGGATGCCGCATACGACCGCTGGCGTACCGGCATCGAGCGTCATGCCTTCGCCCGCGGCGAGACTTACGGCTTCCGCTTCATCGACTACTACTCCGCGCTGATGCAGGTGAAGGGCTGCCTCGTCGGCCACCAGCGCGCCGCGGCATTCAAGTCCGCAGGGCATGAGCAGTTCGCCCTCGCTGGCCCCTGAACCCGACCCGAACACACCCGCAATCACATCTGGAAGGAAAACCATGAAGAAGCACTCGTTGCTCGCCGGCCTCGGTGTCGCGGCCGCGGTCGCACTCGTCGCGACCGGTTGCTCGTCCTCCGCCGCTCCCGAAGACGGTTCGCAGGAGATCACGTTCCTCACCCACTGGGGACCGGAGCAGGTCACCATGCTCGAAGAGGCCGCAGCGGCCTTCACCGAGGAGAACCCGGACATCACAGTGAAGGTGCAGGCGGTGCCGTTC
This region includes:
- a CDS encoding BadF/BadG/BcrA/BcrD ATPase family protein, producing the protein MSTEDVVACVDLGKTRCRIVVSGPSGEIAAATREGLPGLAVSGAPARTAEVLRTLLDDVAPHLGPTSFGIGAAGALTSPAGAEELARLLAATYAVPVAVASDIVTAHAGAFDGTPGVCLVVGTGAVSLGVAADGRHARHDGLGLLAGDVGSGAWIGRAGIRAAAMAVAGAAAPTRLVDLIAVSGVGAAPTGGEDAARLARYAPAVLAAAADGDAAALAIVDAATTELAATAQAAALATGQRIVGVLGGLTGSDWFMAKLTTALSARDLITRAPAGTALDGARIIATRDDLPLKGLIHRA
- a CDS encoding MurR/RpiR family transcriptional regulator, yielding MSIQSDIEAAVGSLSPSLRRIAETIRERPTIVLDSTISDLAAECGTSVASVVRFCQAIGMAGYAQLRVALATELGKESAQFGMPAAYGADVSPGDTLQEIARKIASLELMAIDETIGSLDFDVLERVVGRFENASRILLYGVGASQFVAEDLQHKLFRIGRDAFVLSDPHEAWAAAALPVSGVVAMGISHLGETKDTLEFLRIAAENGAFTVALTGVPGSAIANAADEVLYTRARETTFRAGAMVSRIAQLALVDCLFAGIAQRRYHYTVEALRRTREVTRGARGV
- a CDS encoding GNAT family N-acetyltransferase — encoded protein: MMDATVQVRAFQPGDGPRIADAWTAAAPQDPITATRFRDLILLDRNFDPEGLFVADRDGEVVGAAYVVRRRVAHDGDDLEPGRGWIPFFFVRPDARRQSLGRELLNRGLEWLRDEGVTEVVFSSYTPNYVLPGLDADRYPEAAALLASLGFEIIEQPSSMEMSLRGYRLPESASEHAARLRAEGWYLGTLLDEDIVPLIELAGREFNSDWARAIREGIVSGLPLERIMVARNPDGRLIGWAMHGTYDDVIDRFGPFGVLPESRGTGLGRLLLHLTLERMSAVQAHAAWFLWADEGSAASNLYVKTGFEITRTFTILRADISWEGKNA
- a CDS encoding PIG-L deacetylase family protein, producing the protein MSKTVIAVGGHIGDMELTAGPTLAKVVLEGGRAIIIDCTYGERGHPTIVPSKYREQKLEEARFFADTIGAELVTLDYSDGFLPDDEAVAELIAEVIREAKPDILITHWLHSMHRDHERAAQAALRAAFLASIPIEEIAAERHSVPTILHAENWEDMEGFEADTFFEIPDAAYDRWRTGIERHAFARGETYGFRFIDYYSALMQVKGCLVGHQRAAAFKSAGHEQFALAGP